In the Deltaproteobacteria bacterium genome, TGCCAAGAAAGCTTGACCATCCACACTGCGTACGACCAAGTACACTGGGGCATTTTTATTGGTGTCTGCTTCCGCCGTCACAGAGAATCGAAGGGTCGTTGCACAGCCCGAAGACAGTGCCGCGGTAACGAGTATAACAGCCAAGACAATCGCATTGCATATGCGATGATATCCTTTGTTGGTGCGCTCGTTCATCTCATAACCCCGATAACCGTGTTGCATTTGGGATCGTAAACAATTCCCAAGGGTCTTCTTTCAATTCGAATGTCACAGGTATCTTAACTTCTCTACCCTGTTCCGTATCGCCAAATGACCAACTCCAGCTTAAATCTTTCGAACTTCCCTTAGTCAAGAGTCTAAAGAAGCTCCAATGGGAATCCTGAGCAATCACAGCACCCGGGTAACGATGCTCGCCTGTGGTACGGTTTGTAAGCTGGATGCCCACTTGTGCAGTGGTTTGGTGGGTCCAGTCGAGCTTCAGCCCTTTAAGCGCAGGCTTTTGGTTGAAGTTGAAAAGTGATGTTTTTCCAGAGCTTAAATAAACCAACGTCAAAGCTTGTTTATCTTTAACCATACTTCCAAATAATTTAGGCGTCACGATAACTTCAAGCGGCCTGGGTGTACCGTCTTTATCCCAGAGTCGTCGGCTCATCCGTGCCACACGGTTGATAGACCTCAAAGTGTCTTCATGAATTCTAGGCTTACCTAAGTTTGAGCGCCGAACCCGGTACACACCGCGGTCCTTCACCAATACCGGATTAAAGATACGCGTAAACTGCTGATTGAATAGACCTCGTACGGGATGAAAGAATGCAGTCAGCTCTTCGGCGTTAATCTCAGCCTTGGCCTCGCGGTTGAATGGGAACTTCGCCAATAACGTTTCCATTGGCAATGCTATTTTACGAGCCCACTGGTTTCGTACGTTCTTTTCTATATCGCGCAAACCAACTTGATAGAGCAAAAGAATGGGCTCTCGAAAGGGCTTGGCAAGCTCAGGGCTCAGCTCCACGCTCGCCACCCAGTCGTCAACCAATTTCAAATAATTCCCTACAGAACCTTGAAGAATGTCGAGACTGATCTTGCCTGCAGGGCTTAGGAGCTCGCGTAAGCCTTGCTCAGCCCCACCCGTTTGCTCTTCAGCTTCTGGTTCTGCCGGTTCACCCGTAGAAGCTGCGTTGAGGCCCTGGCGCAGTTGCGCAAGGATAGCCTTATAGCGCTTGAGATCGCCGCCATCCTCTGTCTTCGCCAAAATACCAATCAGAGGCTTATAATCCTCATTCAGGTTAATCATCGGCGCTAACATTTCGTTCATATTCTCAGGAAATGTAAATGAGGCATTTCCCTCTATAGCTGTTAGAAAATCTTGAAATGGACTTACGGTATCGAGCATTTGAGCAATGACAATCTGAATAGCCTCTGTAGAACGAGCTTGAATCGAGAAATCAGAGTAGAAATCAGATAACTGTTGCGAGTAGTCTTCCGTATAATCGTAAACTTTTCGCTGTACAAACATCTTGAGCTTCGCTGAGAGCTCTGGATCAAAATCGAGCATCACGAGCAAATCGGAAACCTGCTGAACACTTGGAATAACTTCCGTATTAAACGCAGAGCGCGTGAAAATACCGTCCAAGATTGCGTCCCCGGTGAACTCTGCAACCGGCTTACCGTATGGATTCATCAAAACTGGATTATAAGCCGTTGAAGTACTTTCCGGAAAGAACGCATCATGCCGACCCAATCGGTCGCAATGTAAAAAGGCCGAGACCATGCTTCGTAACCGAGTCTTTTGAACAACAGCTTGCCATTCAGCGAGCTTAATCACCCAAGTCTGGCCCGTTCCAAAATCAAATCCCAGCACACGTTTTTCTTGCTCCTGCGTCTCAATGGCGATGCCAAGAGCACTCGCAAGCTCACTTAAGGAAACGATTGATTCCTGATTCTCCGCCAAATCCGTATTTTGCACAGTTAGGATGAGTTCTTTTAGAGCACCTGACATTTTATCAATAGAACGTGTCACTTCGAGATGCTGAGCGTATACGCCAAGAGATTTGGTGGCGCTGCTGCCAACACTTTGTACCAACAAATTGTATATTACTAATGCGGCACTCTGATGTTGTACCTGCGTCAGATAGCCCTGCAGCTCTTTAGAGCTTTTTTGAAGCTGCTCAAGCCCTACCGCATCCATAGGCATGCGCTGCATCAGGACCTCGGTAGAACGAATAAACGCAATCCAGGGAGCCAGTTCGTAAACAGGAGAAAAGCTTAGATTCTCGGGTATCTGAACCTCAAGAGGACCAGAGTAGAGTTCGGTATTTCTACCCACGTAGCTTTCGATAACATCCCCGGGGATACCTGTAACCTGCTCCCAATCAGTAATTCTCGAGCCTATAACCGGACCAAAATCGTTGTACTTGGTGCTATACAGAATGCCTAAGAGGTAAATGGAGCGACCCAGCGGAGATAGCCCACTGCCGGCTTTGGCGATCTCGGGTAGTAATAAATCATCCTGGATCGTCTTTATAAACTGCTGACGAATCTGCTCTCGACCATCGTCGTAAAACCCAAAACCGATTAATGAAGCCAGGCGTTTCTTATCAGGATCGGTATAACTGATAATTTTCTCGCGGAGTTCTTTCTCGGTAGCTCTGTGAGCCGTCGGCACATATTGATCTGCCGCGTCTTTCGCCAGTTCCCACTCGGTACGTTCGTGCTGGTAAATCCCTAAAGTACCCAGGGCCAACGTGAGACCAATCGCGGCGGCTGTAAGTTTGTGGACGCGAAGTGGACTGAAGGTTGAATCAAGACGCTGCGCGCAAACGAGGGGGTTACCTCCCGGTAGCTTATGATTCATTGCACAGAAGTAGATACTATCTCCCCGCGGAGGCTCACTCATCGGGTTGCTTGCGAATAATGACTCAAGAAAGTCGCCAAGCTGGGAAAGTTCCTTCGGTAGATGCTGCGTGAATGAAATAAAATCGAGATAGTCCTGAGCCGATAACGAGGTCAACGCCAAAGGCGAATAGTCTTCGATGGCGCTTATGCGTGCTAAGGTAGCATTGAGTTCACCTGCATCAAGGTCAACGTTGCTCGCAATCTGTGAGGAGTTACTTAAACGTGACCACGCTTCAAACCCTTCAACTTCATCCGTCGAGGTGATTGCGAGTCGAATGGTTAAAGCCTGCTTTCGTACCGAACTCAGCACATCCAACTTACCGCGAATCGATTCCGCCAGCTCACGTAAATAGTCAGGACTTTGCTCTCGCAGAGTATTCACAGACAGTGAAATGACCACCACCGGATCTGCCCGATTTAAGATAGGCGTGAAAGCCCGTAGCAACGCCTTGCGAACCATTTGGGTTGGCATGGACAAGAGCCTACCGGGTAACTCAATCGTAAGTGTTTGCGTTCCTAGATAAACATCGAGATTCTCGCCATTGAAGACTGCACCTGGATATTGACGTGCCTGGCGTTTCCAATCGGAGAAGGTGTCTGCCAACGCGGATTTTCCCGAGCCTGTATCACCTAAGACGATAATGGGAGTGAATTGATAGACTGAGCGCCGTAGGACTCTAGGTAATCCAGCGAGGAAACCTTTCCAATCCTTCAAGATGGCTGAGGCCTTTAAATGAACGACAGGTGGAGCCTTGGCAATTGGCGCGGGGCTTTCATCCCAAGCCATATCTTCTTGAGCTGCCGCCGCTTTCTTATCGCGCCGCTTCTTCCACACAATGAGCGCAAAGCCGCCCACGAGAATAGCAAGACCGATTAATCCAAGAATTAACTTGGTATCGACTTCTATGCCCATCTGCTTCAGATATTTTAAAACAGTTTTAACCGTTTTCATCAGCGACACTTCCGCGTTTAGCACCTGGTATGCTTGTCACACTCCGAGTTTGTAGAGACCATAACCCGTGATACCCGACTCCACAAAAAACCTGTTATTCGCCCCATTGCCGAACGACTCTTTTCGTCGGCCCCGTGGCATATTGGACCCGAACTTTCTTCTTTTCCTGAGGAATCAGCTCAAATTCGAAGCGATAAACGTTGATATCGAGGGTTTCACTCAGTTTTTCAGGATCTTTATCCATAAAAATCTGCATTTCTCCCTCCGCGCTGTTCACATTGGTCTGCGCGACTTTCGGACTGACAAGTTTGACGGCCTCGTACCATTGCTTCGCCGATTCATCGTAGCTCACAATATACCAAGCCATTTTGACTTTCGTATTGGTTAAAGGCTTGGCCAGCTTGGCCCGGATATTCGATTGGTTGCCTTTGCTTATGTAGCAAGAAATTCGAATCGGGTCGGTATCACCACCTTGATACTTAAAATCATCGATCAACCCGATGCAACGAACCGTTTCACCACGGATCACGGTCTGGCCTGCTCCGGTAAAGGGGTTCCAGACCTCGATGTCTTTCGACAAATTCAATCCACCGCACCCGCTCCAACTCAGCAAATAGCCGACGGTCCCTTTTTCACTCGGATTTACATTAAACCCGTAGCGCCAATCACATTTAAAATCGAGACTGTTCGCGTCTGAACCCATTGCACTCTCCCTCGCTACCTGAGGATTTAAGCTAAAAAAGGTAAGATTCCCAAAATTTTGCTCGAGAGATTCGTCCATCAAGCCACATTTTCGGTGGATCGTATTAAAAAAGAGATCTGATCAAAGCGAAATAAAAGCGAGGTGGGGATCAAAATGGTACAATTTAGTTTGAGGGCAATGACCGTCTAAAAACCCCGGAGGAGTTCTTAAATCAAGGGTTTGCCGTTTTACGAGTTATTTTAAGTCGGGTTTCACCACCGTTGGAGCGTCTCGCCGAAAACTGGACGTCCCACATATTTGGATCGAATATGAAAGAGATCCACACACGGAGGTAACCGGTTATGGCACATTGGCTTTCAGCTGAAGATATTTGCTCACAGTATACTGTCAAACTCAGTACGTTGATGACTTACAGCAGCCGCGGCAATTTAGGCCGCCAAGTAACCCCACGTGGCAAGACGCTTTTTAACGCGCGACAAGTTGCAAACCTGTTTCCACCGCGTTCTCAAAATGCGAATAACCCTAAGCCGATGAGCCTGGGGACACTGGGTCAAGCTATGCTTGGTAAATCGAGAGCACGCACCATCATCGAAGATGGCCGCGTTCAGGTATCGCGTATAGGTAAGCGCAATCGAAGTGTGAACCAGCCTCAGGTCACCACACATCACGGCTCACAAAGCGTTAAAAAGACGGCTTAATCTTCATCCTGCGGCGCTTCGCGCACACGAATTGTAAGTTCTTCGTCTTCGACATCCACAACAACTGCTTCAGATGCTTTAAGTTTGCCCTCGATGACAAGCTCCGCGATGGGATCTTGGAGACTGGTCTGAATTTGTCTCTTCAAAGGTCTTGCCCCGTATTCAGGATCAAAACCGGCTTCAGCAAGCGCCTTTAGACCAGCATCAGAAACTTCCAGATCCATCTCTTGTTCCCTTAAGAGCTCTCCAAGACGATCCAACTGAATCTTCACGATTGGAATCATGCTCTCCAGCGCCAGCGCCCGAAAGACCACCACATCATCTAATCTGTTGATGAACTCAGGACGGAAATGTTCCTTCACCGCGCCCATGATACTTGCACGAAGCGTATCGTAATCAATGCCTGGTTTCGCGGCATCTCGCGCACCAAGGTTCGAGGTGAGAATGATAATCGTATTCTTAAAGTTTACTTCCGTTCCCTGACTGTCCGTAAGGTGTCCGTCGTCGAGAACTTGAAGCAGTAAATTGAAAACATCCTGATGTGCTTTTTCGACCTCATCGAGTAATACGACGCTGTATGGCTTGCGCTTCACCTGGTTGGTGAGAACCCCGCCCTCTTCGTAGCCCACATAGCCAGGAGGAGCCCCGACAAGACGCGCAACCGAGTGCTTCTCCATATACTCGCTCATATCAATTCGAATCAGCGCTCGCTCATCGCCAAACATAAAGTCTGCTAAAGCCTTGCAGAGCTCCGTTTTTCCCACACCCGTCGGCCCGACCATCAAGAACGAAGCAATCGGGCGGCGGGGGTCTTGTAAGCCTGCTCGTGAGCGCCGTACAGCCCGTGCCACTTTCTGCACTGCCTCTGCTTGACCAACCACTCGGCCTTCAAGCAGGCCCTCCATCGCCATCAGCCGCTCGCTCTCCTCGTCTTGTAACTTCGTAACCGGAATGCCTGTCATCCGTGCGACCATTTCCTGAACATCAGCCTCGGTAACGGCTTGGCGAAGAAATCTAACTTCCTCAACTTCTTCTGGATTGAGATCATCGAGTGCTTTCTCTAAATCCGGAATCGTTTTGTATTGAAGCTCAGCTACCCGTGCGAAATCTTGCTCACGAATTTTCACATCCATTTCGCGCCGAGCATCCTCGAGAGATTTCTTGGTTTCCTGAACCACCAAGACGCTTCCCTTTTCACGCTCCCACACCGCGTTGAGTTCAGCTGCTGTCGCTTTCAACTCGTCCAGCTCACTGCGTAGCTCCTCAATTTTTTTCGTGCTTGGTGCTTCGATATCTTGCTCAAGTGCTCGAATCTCAATTTCACGTTGAACAATGTTATCACTGAGCGTTTCAATCTCTTCCGGGCGCGAGGCCAACTCGGTTCGTAGGTTGGCCGCAGTTTGGTCGATGACGTCGAGCGCTTTATCGGGTAAAAACCGATTCGCGATATAGCGGTGACTCAAGCGAACTGCCGCGTGAATTGCGCCGTCCGTGATGCGTACACCGTGGTGAGCTTCGTAAGTTTCTTTAAGGCCTCTTAGAATAGTCGTAGACTGCTCTGTAGACGGCTCTTCCACCATGACCTGCTGAAACCGGCGTGTAAGCGCTGGATCTTTTTCGATGTGCTTGCGGTACTCATCAAGTGTGGTAGCACCCACGCAGCGAAAATCTCCCCGGCTTAGGGCAGGCTTTAAAAGCCCTACGGCATCGGTGCCGCCCTCCTTACCGCCTGCGCCCACGAGCGTGTGCAATTCATCGATAAAGAGAATGACATTACCCGCATCAGAAACTTCTTGCAAAACGGTCTTGAGCCGCTCCTCAAATTCTCCTCGGTAACGTGCCCCAGCTAACAAAAGTCCGATATCGAGACATAGGACCACTTGACCTGCAATATTGTCGGGAACAGAACCGGATTCGATACGCTGAGCCAAGCCTTCAATGACAGCCGTTTTACCCACACCCGGTTCACCAATCACGACTGGATTATTTTTAAGGCGTCGGCTTAGAACTTGAATAACCTGACGAATCTCTGCATCGCGGCCAATGACAGGATCAAGCTCACCCTCACGTGCGGCATCGCTTAAATTCACCGTATAACGAGCCAGGAATTCACCTTCTCCAACCACGGACTCCCCCGAAGCCTTCAACTGAGCGGCCGAAAGCGCTTGTTTGAGCTTTGGAAGTTTTGCGCCGCTTTCTTCAAGCAGCTGCCCAACCGATTCAAAATCCAGCATCGCCCCAAAAATATGAGGTACTTCGATATTTGCTCCATCTGCTTGAGGGACCAGCTCTTCAGCCGCCATCAAGATGGACTCTAATTGACGATTGATCGGTGTATTACCCGCTCCAGCTTCAGCTTTCTCAACGGATTCAATCGCCACTTGGCTGGCCTGCTCAAGCTTCGTGAGATCTACTCCCGCAGTGGTCAGCCAATTGGCGCAGCTTTCAACCTTGCCGTCCACCATATGAGCCAGAAGATGATAGGGAGTCACATGACGATGGTTGTGCTTAACGGCCAAGCGACAGCCAGCCTCAATCCAATTTCTCGCAGCAGAACCAAAACGCTCAATCAACATAATACAGTCTCCCAGCTCCCGCCCTTTGAAGGCGTAGATGGGATAACATACGGAGAAAATTAGAGAGGTTCAATCAAAAGAAAATCAAGACATAAGAC is a window encoding:
- a CDS encoding AAA domain-containing protein, with product MLIERFGSAARNWIEAGCRLAVKHNHRHVTPYHLLAHMVDGKVESCANWLTTAGVDLTKLEQASQVAIESVEKAEAGAGNTPINRQLESILMAAEELVPQADGANIEVPHIFGAMLDFESVGQLLEESGAKLPKLKQALSAAQLKASGESVVGEGEFLARYTVNLSDAAREGELDPVIGRDAEIRQVIQVLSRRLKNNPVVIGEPGVGKTAVIEGLAQRIESGSVPDNIAGQVVLCLDIGLLLAGARYRGEFEERLKTVLQEVSDAGNVILFIDELHTLVGAGGKEGGTDAVGLLKPALSRGDFRCVGATTLDEYRKHIEKDPALTRRFQQVMVEEPSTEQSTTILRGLKETYEAHHGVRITDGAIHAAVRLSHRYIANRFLPDKALDVIDQTAANLRTELASRPEEIETLSDNIVQREIEIRALEQDIEAPSTKKIEELRSELDELKATAAELNAVWEREKGSVLVVQETKKSLEDARREMDVKIREQDFARVAELQYKTIPDLEKALDDLNPEEVEEVRFLRQAVTEADVQEMVARMTGIPVTKLQDEESERLMAMEGLLEGRVVGQAEAVQKVARAVRRSRAGLQDPRRPIASFLMVGPTGVGKTELCKALADFMFGDERALIRIDMSEYMEKHSVARLVGAPPGYVGYEEGGVLTNQVKRKPYSVVLLDEVEKAHQDVFNLLLQVLDDGHLTDSQGTEVNFKNTIIILTSNLGARDAAKPGIDYDTLRASIMGAVKEHFRPEFINRLDDVVVFRALALESMIPIVKIQLDRLGELLREQEMDLEVSDAGLKALAEAGFDPEYGARPLKRQIQTSLQDPIAELVIEGKLKASEAVVVDVEDEELTIRVREAPQDED